A single window of Deltaproteobacteria bacterium DNA harbors:
- a CDS encoding TrkA family potassium uptake protein, with product MSNGNKSFAVFGLSRFGYRMAQSLYEAGYSVLACDQDENLVKRVSPHVTRAVCANVTDWDVMFRLGFFNVQTAIAAMRRSFDVAVLLVNQLKKHSNVEQIIAQADTEEKAEALAELGAHIVVFPERDTADHLFRRITRPNLVDNIPLSADAEIIEFPVPAAWNGKSLVDLRLRNQYEIYVIGIKLRTAEGVVVETQITPPPGQPLRAGDTMLLLGKTINLRTFVAENAPEQVR from the coding sequence ATGTCGAACGGCAACAAATCTTTCGCGGTTTTCGGCCTCTCGCGATTCGGCTACCGAATGGCGCAGTCGCTCTACGAGGCCGGATATTCGGTGCTCGCGTGCGACCAGGACGAAAACCTCGTCAAGCGCGTCTCGCCCCACGTCACGCGCGCCGTATGCGCCAACGTGACCGACTGGGACGTGATGTTCCGGCTCGGGTTCTTCAACGTGCAGACCGCCATCGCCGCGATGCGACGCTCCTTCGACGTCGCCGTGCTGCTCGTCAATCAGCTCAAGAAGCACAGCAATGTCGAGCAGATCATCGCGCAGGCCGACACCGAGGAAAAAGCCGAGGCGCTCGCCGAACTCGGCGCGCACATCGTCGTGTTTCCCGAGCGCGACACCGCCGATCACCTCTTTCGGCGCATCACGCGGCCCAACCTGGTCGACAATATCCCGCTGTCCGCCGACGCCGAGATCATCGAATTTCCCGTACCCGCCGCGTGGAACGGGAAGTCGCTCGTCGATCTTCGCCTGCGCAACCAGTACGAGATCTACGTAATCGGCATCAAACTGCGCACGGCCGAGGGCGTCGTCGTCGAGACGCAGATCACGCCGCCGCCGGGCCAGCCGCTGCGCGCGGGCGACACGATGCTGCTGCTCGGCAAAACGATCAATCTGCGCACCTTTGTCGCCGAAAACGCGCCGGAGCAGGTGCGATAG
- a CDS encoding methylmalonyl-CoA mutase family protein — translation MDKAKVAEARARWDQKVAKGLEKNPERRKNFKSTSDFAVDRLYTPEHLGDGWDYGDQLGFPGDYPFTRGVQPTMYRGRFWTMRQYSGFGDAKSTNERYLYLLSQGQTGLSVAFDLPTQMGYDSDHPMAHGEVGKVGVAISSLEDMETLMAGVPLDKVSTSMTINSTAGILLAFYVAVAKKQGVDPKVVEGTIQNDLLKEYMARGTYIYPPAQSMRVITDIFAWCQDHVPKWNTISISGYHIREAGCTAAQEVAFTLADGIAYVDAAVKQGMTVDEFGGRLSFFFNAHNNLLEEVAKFRAARRIWAKIMKERFGSTNPRAQMLRFHTQTAGSMLTAQQPDNNIVRVTLQALAGVLGGTQSLHTNSRDEALALPSTESVTIALRTQQVIAYESGAADTVDPLAGSYYVEAMTDAIEKQAWAYIERIDKMGGMVEAIMQGFPQREIQNAAYAWQLEVETGDRVIVGVNKFQQDEAPPANLLRIDESIERGQRERLAALRARRDNDAVKSALAGLKAAAQGTDNVMPHILASVEAYATLGEIADTLREVFGLYEEVIVV, via the coding sequence ATGGACAAGGCCAAAGTCGCCGAGGCCCGCGCCCGATGGGACCAGAAGGTCGCCAAGGGGCTCGAAAAGAATCCGGAGCGGCGCAAGAACTTCAAATCGACGAGCGACTTCGCCGTGGACCGCCTCTACACGCCCGAGCACCTGGGCGACGGGTGGGACTACGGCGACCAGCTCGGATTCCCGGGCGACTACCCCTTCACGCGCGGCGTGCAGCCGACGATGTATCGCGGCCGGTTCTGGACCATGCGCCAGTACTCGGGATTCGGCGACGCGAAATCGACGAACGAGCGATACCTCTACCTGCTCTCGCAGGGGCAGACGGGTCTCTCGGTCGCCTTCGACCTTCCCACGCAGATGGGCTACGACTCCGATCACCCGATGGCCCACGGCGAGGTCGGCAAAGTCGGCGTCGCGATCTCGTCGCTGGAAGATATGGAAACGCTCATGGCCGGCGTGCCCCTCGACAAGGTCAGCACGTCGATGACGATCAACTCGACGGCGGGCATCCTGCTCGCCTTCTACGTGGCCGTCGCGAAGAAGCAAGGCGTGGACCCGAAGGTCGTCGAGGGCACGATCCAGAACGACCTGCTGAAGGAATACATGGCGCGCGGCACGTACATCTATCCGCCCGCGCAGTCGATGCGCGTCATCACCGACATCTTCGCGTGGTGCCAGGATCACGTGCCGAAGTGGAACACCATCTCGATTTCGGGCTACCACATCCGCGAGGCGGGCTGCACCGCCGCGCAGGAAGTGGCGTTTACGCTGGCCGACGGCATCGCGTATGTCGACGCGGCGGTGAAACAGGGGATGACCGTCGATGAGTTCGGCGGGAGGCTCTCGTTCTTTTTCAACGCGCACAACAACCTGCTCGAAGAAGTCGCCAAGTTCCGCGCCGCGCGACGCATCTGGGCGAAGATCATGAAGGAGCGCTTCGGCTCCACCAATCCCCGCGCGCAGATGCTGCGTTTCCACACGCAGACCGCCGGATCGATGCTCACCGCGCAGCAGCCCGACAACAACATCGTGCGCGTCACGCTCCAGGCGCTCGCGGGGGTGCTGGGCGGCACGCAGTCCCTGCACACCAACAGCCGCGACGAAGCCCTTGCCCTGCCAAGCACGGAGTCGGTTACCATCGCCCTGCGCACGCAGCAGGTGATCGCGTATGAATCGGGCGCGGCGGACACGGTCGACCCGCTGGCCGGCAGCTACTACGTCGAGGCGATGACCGACGCGATCGAGAAGCAGGCGTGGGCATACATCGAACGCATCGACAAGATGGGCGGCATGGTCGAGGCGATCATGCAGGGGTTCCCGCAGCGCGAGATCCAGAACGCCGCGTATGCGTGGCAGCTCGAGGTCGAGACCGGCGATCGCGTGATCGTCGGCGTGAACAAGTTCCAGCAGGACGAAGCACCGCCCGCGAATCTGCTGCGCATCGACGAGTCGATCGAGCGTGGACAGCGCGAACGGCTCGCCGCGCTGCGCGCGAGGCGTGACAACGACGCGGTGAAAAGCGCGCTCGCGGGACTCAAGGCGGCGGCGCAGGGCACGGACAACGTGATGCCGCACATCCTCGCCTCGGTCGAGGCGTACGCGACGCTCGGCGAAATCGCCGACACGCTGCGCGAGGTCTTCGGCCTCTACGAGGAAGTCATCGTGGTGTGA
- a CDS encoding chitobiase/beta-hexosaminidase C-terminal domain-containing protein, with product MKFFSRALAVALVLAAAFVPLGCDCGCGDDDDDGGKAKAPDDDTDDDTDDDTSDDDLDDDDTSGAPVTTADPEGDIYGDSVTVTLTAVDDTTTNPTIFYTTDGSLPLVGAPDTQSGLSPLELTPFTENTTLQFFAVDEDDIQEDVNTEEYVIDTEAPETTADEPGGFYNIAVDVVLTSTDDTDDAPTIYYRTDGGDPAIGDPDTEVGDSSVDLGSQFDNFTLKFFAVDEFGHEEDMKTEEYVFDLNAPNTVAVPPGGVFAAPIDITLTSTDNDDPVPTIYYRTDGGAPGIGNPDTLSGNSPVTIEDVGANTTLRFFAVDDSDNQEFLKEEIYIFDFDAPVCDATPVEGVYNGPYPPQSIGPLEVTLDCPDNLAEPATIYYTVNGTPPVIGDPGTYSAESPVTIELPRTTDVRFFAVDQAGHQTAEETRSYEILYWDDFEPWLTGMAPGYPWYSFTDPWSCTIPTIETITTVPGGKVVRMVDINFACPEGDSYASLLVDGAFPWPDQIGFQFDMRLRAGQVGGFGSYYYEDPNQPWRTIVYFREGNIEAFDMAQNGGAGDWVTCQTGFTINDWYAIDVRVDRSNESYSVFINGALSACSDLQTFHDGLGDPSDMSGAKFVTEGSSNGTFEANNFRIYDTTL from the coding sequence ATGAAGTTCTTCTCTCGTGCATTGGCCGTGGCCTTGGTCCTGGCGGCGGCATTCGTACCTCTCGGATGCGATTGTGGATGCGGGGACGACGACGACGACGGCGGCAAGGCGAAAGCCCCCGACGACGACACGGACGACGACACCGACGACGATACATCCGACGACGACCTCGATGACGACGACACCAGCGGTGCGCCGGTCACCACGGCGGATCCCGAGGGCGATATCTACGGCGACTCGGTGACCGTGACGCTGACCGCGGTCGACGACACGACGACGAATCCCACCATCTTTTACACCACGGACGGATCGCTGCCGTTGGTGGGAGCGCCCGACACGCAGTCCGGTCTCAGCCCGCTCGAACTCACGCCTTTCACGGAAAACACGACGCTTCAGTTCTTCGCGGTGGATGAAGACGACATCCAGGAGGATGTGAACACCGAAGAATACGTGATCGACACCGAAGCGCCGGAGACGACCGCGGACGAGCCCGGAGGGTTCTACAACATCGCCGTCGACGTGGTTCTCACATCGACGGACGACACGGACGACGCGCCGACGATTTACTACCGCACCGACGGCGGCGATCCGGCCATCGGAGATCCCGACACCGAGGTCGGCGACAGTTCCGTGGACCTGGGCTCGCAATTCGACAACTTCACGCTGAAATTTTTCGCGGTGGACGAATTCGGCCACGAAGAGGACATGAAGACCGAGGAGTACGTGTTCGATCTCAACGCGCCGAATACCGTGGCGGTTCCGCCCGGCGGCGTGTTCGCCGCGCCCATCGACATCACGCTCACGTCCACCGACAACGACGACCCGGTGCCGACGATCTACTACCGCACCGACGGCGGCGCGCCGGGCATCGGCAATCCCGACACGCTGTCGGGCAACAGCCCGGTGACCATCGAGGATGTGGGCGCCAACACCACGCTCCGGTTCTTCGCGGTGGACGATTCCGACAACCAGGAGTTCCTCAAGGAAGAGATCTACATCTTCGATTTCGACGCGCCGGTCTGCGACGCCACTCCCGTCGAGGGTGTTTACAACGGGCCTTACCCGCCCCAGTCGATCGGTCCGCTGGAAGTGACGCTCGATTGCCCCGACAACCTCGCCGAGCCCGCGACCATCTACTACACCGTCAACGGCACGCCGCCCGTCATCGGCGATCCCGGCACCTACTCGGCCGAATCGCCCGTCACGATCGAATTGCCGCGCACGACCGACGTGCGTTTTTTCGCCGTCGATCAGGCGGGGCACCAGACCGCCGAAGAGACGCGCAGCTACGAGATCCTATACTGGGACGACTTCGAGCCATGGCTGACCGGCATGGCGCCCGGTTACCCCTGGTACAGCTTCACCGATCCGTGGAGCTGCACAATCCCGACGATCGAAACCATCACCACGGTGCCCGGCGGCAAGGTCGTGCGCATGGTGGACATCAATTTCGCCTGCCCCGAGGGCGACAGCTACGCGAGTCTGCTGGTGGACGGCGCCTTCCCGTGGCCCGACCAGATCGGGTTCCAATTCGACATGCGTCTGCGAGCCGGTCAGGTCGGCGGCTTCGGCAGCTACTATTACGAAGACCCGAACCAGCCCTGGCGAACCATCGTGTACTTCCGCGAAGGCAACATCGAGGCCTTCGACATGGCGCAAAACGGCGGCGCCGGCGACTGGGTCACCTGCCAAACGGGATTCACGATCAACGACTGGTACGCGATCGACGTGCGCGTCGACCGGTCCAACGAGTCGTATTCGGTCTTCATCAACGGCGCGCTCTCGGCCTGTTCGGATCTCCAGACCTTCCACGACGGGCTCGGCGACCCGAGCGACATGAGCGGCGCGAAGTTCGTGACCGAGGGTTCGTCCAACGGCACCTTCGAGGCGAACAACTTCCGTATCTACGACACGACGTTGTAA
- a CDS encoding MOSC domain-containing protein: protein MRVSDLFIHPIKSCRGIRVERMTFGPFGPTNDRAWMVVTPGGDMIAQARHPRLCLVNTALDKDGALTVGEDALGTLRIAPEAAGKVRRKARIRLDRVDAIDEGAAAAQWFTELLGEPARLVRVDPTGSRMSSRVTRAPVAFADLGSVLVVSSASLGDLNARLETPLPMDRFRPNIVVEGCAPYAEDDWKKIRIGDVTLRGMIRCARCVVTTTNQETAERADEPLRTLASYRKPALRGGPVFGKYFAYADGDAVCTGDDVRI, encoded by the coding sequence ATGCGCGTGTCGGATCTGTTCATCCATCCCATCAAAAGCTGCCGGGGCATTCGCGTGGAGCGGATGACTTTCGGTCCCTTCGGTCCCACGAACGACCGCGCGTGGATGGTCGTGACCCCCGGCGGCGACATGATCGCGCAGGCCAGGCATCCGCGCCTGTGCCTCGTCAATACGGCGCTCGACAAAGACGGCGCGCTGACGGTCGGCGAGGATGCCCTGGGCACGCTGCGCATCGCGCCGGAGGCCGCGGGCAAGGTGCGGCGCAAGGCGCGAATCCGCCTGGACCGCGTGGACGCGATCGACGAAGGCGCGGCGGCGGCCCAGTGGTTCACCGAGCTGCTCGGCGAACCCGCGCGGCTCGTGCGGGTCGATCCCACGGGATCGCGCATGTCCAGCCGTGTGACGCGCGCGCCCGTCGCGTTTGCCGATCTGGGCTCCGTGCTCGTTGTGTCGTCGGCGTCGCTGGGCGATCTCAACGCCCGACTCGAAACGCCGCTCCCGATGGACCGCTTCCGCCCGAACATCGTGGTCGAGGGTTGCGCCCCCTATGCCGAGGATGACTGGAAAAAGATCCGGATCGGCGACGTGACCCTGCGGGGCATGATCCGGTGCGCGCGGTGCGTCGTGACGACGACGAATCAGGAGACCGCCGAACGGGCCGACGAGCCGCTGCGTACGCTGGCGTCGTATCGCAAGCCCGCGCTGCGCGGGGGGCCGGTTTTCGGGAAGTATTTCGCTTACGCGGACGGCGATGCGGTGTGCACGGGGGACGACGTCCGCATCTGA